A single genomic interval of Armigeres subalbatus isolate Guangzhou_Male chromosome 1, GZ_Asu_2, whole genome shotgun sequence harbors:
- the LOC134205842 gene encoding uncharacterized protein LOC134205842 codes for MKRKHWGSFEDGSDKKKEVSSTEIILPMTKMEKFQQIKLPYTITRDTRLPLKNPLVTQTVEVMNQTEMIQTLIDTYSTKSGYSYILNPCQLMPNIDFPPANTADLSRNDKITRPFWFIHPHDSKFTRGEPKNYPKLTRPVLMQVHRKLICGLLRVAGFSEINESALIMMVDGIDQYLKMLCEAMRDVLVSEGRETESFLDVMTLEKGFHSVTKRSVTSLHNYYKELGNKNKNEIKEFKDIFQEYDKLLQENHMSAAQSMQSSSRGVGEIKEEDYMSFLDPGQSQSSQGGIGGMGDGTSAINIISFLNGEGTGSGLKDILDGSLLEPKRDSSIDHIGQQHSQESFHSEA; via the exons ATGAAGCGGAAACATTGGGGTTCGTTTGAGGATGGCAGCGATAAGAAAAAAGAAGTTTCGAGTACCGAAATCATCCTACCGATGACGAAAATGGAAAAATTCCAACAGATAAAATTGCCTTACACCATCACTCGAGATACACG gcttcctttgaaaaatcctctgGTCACTCAAACAGTGGAAGTCATGAATCAAACCGAGATGATTCAAACACTCATCGATACATACTCCACGAAATCCGGCTACAGTTACATCCTCAATCCCTGCCAGCTGATGCCGAACATAGACTTCCCGCCGGCCAATACAGCGGACCTATCCCGGAATGACAAAATTACCCGCCCTTTTTGGTTCATCCATCCGCACGACAGTAAGTTTACCCGCGGGGAACCGAAAAACTATCCCAAGTTGACCCGACCGGTGCTGATGCAGGTGCACCGTAAGCTGATCTGCGGTCTGTTGAGGGTGGCCGGGTTTTCCGAGATCAACGAGTCCGCTTTGATCATGATGGTCGACGGTATCGATCAGTACCTGAAAATGCTTTGTGAAGCCATGCGAGATGTGTTGGTCAGCGAAGGACGTGAAACGGAGTCGTTTCTGGATGTGATGACTTTGGAGAAGGGGTTTCACTCGGTTACCAAGCGAAGCGTAACCAGCCTGCATAACTACTACAAAGAGCTGGGCAATAAGAACAAGAACGAGATCAAGGAGTTCAAGGATATTTTCCAGGAGTATGATAAGCTGCTTCAGGAGAATCACATGTCGGCAGCGCAGAGTATGCAGTCCAGTAGTAGAGGCGTGGGCGAAATCAAGGAGGAGGATTACATGAGTTTTCTAGACCCAGGGCAGTCGCAGTCGTCCCAAGGAGGAATTGGCGGGATGGGTGATGGCACTTCTGCTATAAATATTATAAGTTTTCTGAACGGAGAGGGGACCGGATCCGG GTTGAAAGATATTCTGGATGGTAGTTTGTTAGAACCGAAACGCGATTCTTCAATTGATCATATCGGTCAACAGCATTCGCAAGAGTCGTTTCATTCTGAAGCGTAG